The following proteins come from a genomic window of Nitrospira sp.:
- a CDS encoding tetratricopeptide repeat protein, whose translation MDIDAFRQMVAKNPKGFLGRYGLGNKILQENGSLEEAVEHLTVATQLDPTHVASHLALGRALIRLGRNTEAKPVLNAGIEAVRSGRSNGGKDLVPEMQELLHAL comes from the coding sequence ATGGACATCGACGCGTTTCGCCAGATGGTCGCCAAGAACCCCAAGGGCTTCCTCGGTCGCTATGGGCTCGGCAATAAGATTCTTCAGGAAAACGGCAGCCTCGAAGAAGCGGTCGAACATCTGACGGTCGCCACACAATTGGACCCGACCCATGTAGCCTCTCACCTGGCTCTCGGCCGTGCGTTGATCCGACTGGGCAGAAATACCGAGGCCAAGCCTGTTCTGAATGCAGGCATCGAAGCGGTACGTTCTGGACGATCCAATGGCGGCAAGGACCTCGTGCCTGAGATGCAAGAGTTGCTACATGCACTATGA
- a CDS encoding sigma-70 family RNA polymerase sigma factor — translation MNTASQFAASTIDPKLVARVAKGEHPALGQLYDQSSTVLFSLALHILGNREDAADVLQEIYLDVWRKVVRYDVGRGTPITWLITLTRNRAIDRLQTRGPRTPRHISPSIDDARTSPFDDRQSDLFDSQTDQALRHLIREAWATLPQKQQQAIELAYYEGLPDTEIAVRLNQPVEEVKTSIVLGMTHLREALHSYWAQDEAV, via the coding sequence ATGAATACAGCTTCTCAGTTCGCCGCCTCGACGATTGATCCCAAACTCGTGGCCCGAGTCGCCAAAGGCGAGCACCCTGCCCTGGGCCAACTCTACGATCAATCCAGTACCGTCTTATTCAGTCTGGCATTGCACATCCTCGGCAACCGGGAAGACGCAGCGGATGTCCTCCAAGAGATCTATCTCGATGTCTGGAGAAAGGTCGTTCGCTATGATGTCGGTCGAGGCACCCCCATTACCTGGCTTATTACACTGACACGCAACCGGGCTATCGACCGATTGCAGACACGTGGCCCTCGTACTCCACGCCACATCAGCCCGTCCATCGATGATGCCCGGACGAGCCCATTCGACGACCGCCAGAGCGATCTGTTTGATTCACAGACAGACCAAGCACTACGACACCTGATCAGAGAAGCCTGGGCAACCTTGCCGCAGAAACAACAACAAGCAATTGAGCTGGCCTACTATGAGGGCCTGCCCGATACAGAAATCGCAGTGCGGCTCAATCAGCCGGTCGAGGAGGTGAAGACCTCCATCGTGCTCGGCATGACGCACCTCCGCGAGGCATTGCACTCATATTGGGCACAGGATGAAGCGGTATGA
- a CDS encoding nucleoside deaminase, producing the protein MELALQQAALAPQAGEVPIGAVLVHNHEMIAASHNYRELLQDPTAHAEMVVIRNAAEQLRTWRLTDTTLYVTLEPCPMCAGAIVQSRIARLVFGAWDPKAGACGSIFDIPAERRLNHRVQVMGGLLEQESRNLLQTFFRAKRGALLESTSPPKSAS; encoded by the coding sequence ATGGAGCTGGCTCTCCAGCAGGCCGCTCTCGCCCCGCAGGCAGGCGAAGTCCCTATCGGCGCAGTCCTCGTGCACAACCACGAAATGATCGCGGCCAGTCACAACTACCGAGAACTTTTACAGGATCCCACGGCCCACGCGGAGATGGTCGTGATCCGTAACGCGGCCGAACAGCTCCGAACGTGGAGACTGACGGACACGACACTCTATGTCACGCTGGAGCCCTGCCCCATGTGCGCCGGAGCGATCGTGCAATCTCGCATTGCGCGGCTTGTGTTTGGAGCCTGGGATCCCAAAGCCGGTGCGTGCGGATCGATCTTTGATATTCCAGCCGAGCGCCGGCTCAACCACCGAGTACAGGTGATGGGAGGCTTGCTCGAACAGGAGAGCCGGAATCTCCTCCAAACGTTCTTTCGAGCCAAGCGAGGTGCTCTTTTGGAAAGTACCAGTCCCCCGAAGTCAGCCTCCTAG